From Callospermophilus lateralis isolate mCalLat2 chromosome 5, mCalLat2.hap1, whole genome shotgun sequence, a single genomic window includes:
- the LOC143641751 gene encoding endogenous retrovirus group K member 5 Gag polyprotein-like — protein sequence MGNTESKERGLFIDIVKHLLRKKGVQVPTSQLQRFFHFIQECCPWFPEEGTLDLKTWVKIGEALRTYYSNYRPENMPVDAIALWNLLKDMLDPAQEAEILNKINLTVPTEETPLRKDSRSETYVLKKDEEKDQSCLQNKDNLEEAATEYHNEEFFAPISTHSCGSSTKNKLGSKMKNTLPPPPRNVGFKGAMKEALQSGDLSFTLPITFDSNDENYMPQWEPLPLKLLKELKQSVHDYGPTSPYTLQIVEIIATRWMTPYDWFATAKSCLPGGTFLLWKTDYEDRAKERSRYNKSINSEVTLDMLMGENDWAQPSDQLHLPHPALIQCSDLAVNAWRQLENKGVKTSGLSTIKQKPEEPFEEFLSRLKESVEKIITNNEAAQIIIKQLAFENANTTCQTLLRPIRKTGNLSDFVKVCADVSPSYLQGVAIAAALQGQTNAQFLKRLQNREQNKGNQSCFSCGQTGHFSKVCPNKNFQNKENIVSNQISRPKTLCPRCNKGFHWAKDCHSKFHKDGTLLIGGPMPQKFPQITANPLPENW from the coding sequence atgggaaatacaGAATCCAAGGAACGAGGATTATTCATTGATATTGTTAAACATTTGCTTAGAAAAAAAGGAGTTCAGGTTCCCACTTCACAATTACAGaggttttttcattttattcaggaATGTTGTCCTTGGTTCCCAGAAGAGGGAACCTTAGATCTAAAAACAtgggtaaaaataggagaagcTTTAAGAACATATTACTCTAATTATAGACCAGAAAATATGCCTGTAGATGCTATAGCATTATGGAATCTTTTAAAAGATATGTTAGATCCAGCTCAAGAAGCTGAAATCTTAAATAAGATTAACTTAACTGTCCCTACTGAAGAAACTCCCCTAAGGAAGGACTCTAGAAGTGAAACTTATGTCCTAAAAAAAGATGAGGAGAAGGATCAGTCTTgtttacaaaataaagataatttagaAGAAGCAGCTACTGAATATCATAATGAAGAATTCTTTGCCCCCATAAGTACACATTCTTGCGGATCTTCTACCAAAAATAAATTGGGTTCCAAAATGAAAAATACTTTACCACCTCCTCCACGGAATGTAGGATTTAAAGGAGCTATGAAAGAGGCTCTACAATCTGGAGATTTAAGTTTTACTCTCCCTATCACTTTTGATTCAAATGATGAGAATTATATGCCTCAATGGGAGCCCCTtcctttaaaacttttaaaagaattaaaacagTCTGTTCATGATTATGGGCCCACTTCTCCTTATACTTTACAGATAGTAGAAATTATTGCCACTAGATGGATGACTCCATATGATTGGTTTGCTACTGCAAAATCTTGTCTCCCTGGAGGAACATTCTTACTATGGAAAACAGATTATGAAGATAGAGCTAAAGAACGCTCTCGATATAATAAATCTATAAATAGTGAAGTCACTCTTGATATGTTAATGGGAGAAAATGATTGGGCTCAGCCAAGTGATCAATTACATCTTCCTCATCCTGCCTTGATCCAGTGCTCAGATTTAGCAGTTAATGCTTGGAGACAAttggaaaataaaggagttaaaacTTCTGGCTtaagtactataaaacaaaagcCTGAAGAACCTTTTGAGGAATTTTTGTCTCGATTAAAAGAATCAGTGGaaaaaattataacaaataaTGAAGCTGCACAAATTATAATTAAACAATTagcttttgaaaatgcaaataCTACATGTCAGACACTCCTAAGACCTATTAGAAAGACAGGAAATTTATCTGATTTTGTTAAGGTTTGTGCTGATGTATCACCCTCATATTTGCAAGGTGTAGCCATAGCTGCAGCATTACAAGGACAAACAAATGCTCAGTTTCTTAAAAGACTTCAAAACAgagaacaaaataaaggaaatcaaagCTGTTTTTCTTGTGGACAGACAGGTCATTTTAGTAAAGTTTGtcctaataaaaattttcaaaataaagaaaacatagtTTCTAATCAGATATCTAGACCCAAAACTTTATGCCCACGTTGCAATAAGGGTTTTCACTGGGCAAAGGACTGTCACTCTAAATTTCATAAAGATGGGACACTTTTAATAGGTGGACCAATGCCTCAAAAATTTCCACAAATCACTGCCAATCCATTGCCGGAAAACTGGTAA